The sequence below is a genomic window from Nicotiana tomentosiformis chromosome 6, ASM39032v3, whole genome shotgun sequence.
TGGACTTCGGAGGCCAATGGGACAGATTCTTGCCCTTGGCCGAGTttacttacaacaacaattatcaatcTAGCATCTAGTTGGCTCCATTTcaggctttatatggtcagcgaTGTCATTCGCCCACGAATGGTTTGAGCCcggagaggctaagttatatggcactgatttagtgaaggatgcctaggacaaggtaaagttgattcaagagtggcttcgcacagcacaatccagatagaagagttacgcggatctgATATGTATTCGTAAAAGTTGAATACTTATTGTGATGTTATAAAAGAGAATACAAAATCAATTCAAGATAAAACTTACTTTTTGACgtttaaagaaataaaagtgAGCCATCACATTCTTAGTACTTCATGGAAGAAGTAATGAAGAATGTTCAAATATATAAACATAAATAAGAAGTAGCATATGTAAGTTGGAACAGAAAGAGCAATATATTATGTAATTAAGCATGGTTTACATACGTACCCTAGCTCCTTGAGGGCAAGAACCTCCACTCTTTCGACAAGACCAATAACCATGTCCGTTGGCGTTAATAGCTCCTGATCCATACACTGAAAGCCCACTTACCTTATAAAACATAATCCAGAACTCAGAATTCCCAATTGCGTTATAATTGGCCGGAGCACTGAGAGTACCATCAATTCGAAACTTAATTCTTCTCCGACAATGACCATTGAAACTCCACGTCCTCACCAAATATGTTCCTCGTTGAATGTCAACGTTCGCGGGACTAGCAGACTTGCAGGCAGCAGACCAAGCGCGAAGAAACGCTCTGGTTGAGTCTGTCCTGCCATCTCCCCTAG
It includes:
- the LOC138893941 gene encoding polygalacturonase-like — protein: MSDLNLDKLVKFVARGDGRTDSTRAFLRAWSAACKSASPANVDIQRGTYLVRTWSFNGHCRRRIKFRIDGTLSAPANYNAIGNSEFWIMFYKVSGLSVYGSGAINANGHGYWSCRKSGGSCPQGARVRM